The genome window TCTTCCGGCTCCACCATCATCATCGGTTCGAGCCGCGAATGAGCTCTTCGGACCTCCGTTGACACCGGGAGATTCGAAAACTCAAACCGATGGGTTGGGACTTTTGGGCACTtcgattttataattttataggAAATTCTTTTGAAAGCTTTTGTCGCGCCTTGTTCTTTTCGTAACTTTATCGTAAACCTTGGTTAAATATACATACTCTCGTTTTTGTCCAGATTTTAGGgaaaaattgaggattttaggcatttttaggattgaaaattggaaaaagggagatttttctagttttagaGGAAAAAAATGCAGGTTAGCGATttcggtctcgacacgaccgaaaaataatattttgaatcaCTATGAGTGAGCGCCTTTaaggactactgtagtttcgacactttggcaattttcgtcaatttttcacatttttaatcataaaattagttttaaaaatggtgATTATTAACAAGACGCgaaaaaatttgcgatttttgcgtttctggtctcgacacgacaactttttgttaaatttcgaaatctcatcgatttttcatactttttcgATATTAATATACCATTTATTTTACGagaaactaataaaataagcaaaacatgcgaaaaatcgaaaatttgaaactacagtactctttaaaggagcacaccttttttttcatttaacaaGAATTTGCCGTGGCGAGACCtgatccaaaaattgaaaaatgttgccGTTTTTTACACCAAAAACACGGTTCACGGTCTCGAGACATGGCACATTtgtgttaaatgcaaaaaggtgtgcgcctttaaagagtattgtaattttgaatttttttttttgcggattttTATACCgaattttcatactttttcgTTTATTaacatgtttattttttaaagaaactgaaataaaacatgtgagaatttgagaaaaatccgCGCAGAAGTTATagttcaaaactacagtactctttaaagccGCACACCGCTTCGAATTTAACAAATAcatgtcgcgtcgagacctgACCCAAAATTCGCGAAATTTGTGCAGTTTTTCACACCAAAAATACGGTtctcggtctcgacacgacacattaggagtactgtagttttgaattgtttttctttcggaaattcatatcgatttttcatagtttttcgagtataatatatttattttaaaaaaaaactaaaatgaaacaagaaaaaacgagaaaaaaaaccgcagagtgaaaatttggaactacagtactctttgatGGTGGCGCACACCGTTTCGAATTTAACAAATATTGGTCGTGCCGAGACCCggtgcactttttttttttttgaattttcactagTTTTCCTGTATAAAATCTAGTTTTCTAGgcatttttctagattttccaaattcctttttttttcattctagACCCCTTCCCGTGTCCCCCGTGTCGGTTGTGTCTCAGTGGTAATCCCccgtcccattacggtttgatctacaaaaaaagcgggaatttttcgccttaaaaaatgtgacgtcagcacgtgcttaaccatgcgaaatcagttgagaacacTCTGCGTCTCGAGAAGATCTtcccccgcatttttttgtatatcaacgtagatcaatccgaaatgggacactctgccGGCGGCGGCCAGAAAATTCTCCAATATTGTCATGTTTTTGCAGCCGAGCCGTTATCGTTGTCCGAACTGTGTCGACGCCGTGTCCGAATCGAGATGGGTGCCCAGCCGGAAGATCACATTGAGCAGCTGATGATTCCACCGATTCTCAAGCGATATTTGATGTATCAGTATTGATTGATTATTGCAGCATTTTCATCAagaattcacttttttttcaaattttcagtgtgtgcctttttcgctttttctcgCTGACTGATTAAAgcctaaaaaaaaactttaatggggttattcgtgtgatttcgaaaaatgcaaaacacgtatttttataagttttcccttcgaaaaatgtttaaaaaaatgcagaaaaatgcagaaaaaatgtctaaaaattcagaaaagtgtcttaaaaatgcagaaaaatgtcaaaaaaaagtagaaaatttctaaaaatgcaaaaaaatgtttttagaaatgcgttaattttttgacatttccctgcattttctggcattttttgccattttttgacatttttttggcattttttgacttttttttttggcattttttgacatttttccccgaaaaatgtcaaaaaaaatgtaggaaaatgtctgaaaatgccgaaaaatgtcaaaaaaatgcagaaaaatgtcaaaaaaatgcagaaaaatttctaaaaatgcaaaaaaatgtttttagaaaggCATTTTCTCCcccgaaaaatgtcaaaaaatgcaggaaaatgtcaaaaaaaagcaggaaaatgtcgaaaaattcttttgaaaactgaatgcttttttgacatttttctgcatttgtctttgacattttttatcattttttgacatttttccggggaaaaatctataaaaatgcaattttgacATTATTCGTCATCACATGAATAACCTGATAAAAGTTAATTGTACCATTCGATGTATAGTGCCTTTTCTCCCATTTagctttttgacttttttttaaaaatctttttcatttttgaagttttttggaattttccccACACACACATCCCCACGGGTTTTCGCCCCTCGGTTCGCAcatttctccgatttttttcgtctttttttttactttttttgaatttttcaaaatttcccacaAACCCTGTCAAAATTGATCAATTTGTGAACACTCTCAGTTTTATATTGAAtatattgtgttttttttttccaaatttttttatgcaaaaatccTCCTAACCTTAAGGTTTTTCCCCCATGTACACTACTAACAACCAATttcacttcattttttcttcccTCCTCCGTTTTCTTGCTTTTAcctttgaatttgaaaaaaaaattcacacaaTCAGGGgtcttttctctctttctctgtttctctctctctctcccgcTCTCCCACctctttttattgatttttccttttttggtgATTTACGGATAATTCCAAttgattttgtattttgtctcaatgaaatttggaattttaatgaattttttgcgtGGGGAAAGTGCGAAAGTGCGCTCCAAagagaaaatatcgaaaaaatccgatttttaaaattcgattttcacagtatatttttcaaaaaataattctaaaaacgTGTTGCTATTACGAGAACCCAAAGTTccgagaatgcgtactgcgcaacacatttgacgcgcaaaatatctcgtagcgaaaactacagtaatcctttaaatgactactgtagcgcgattgtgtcgatttacgggatctcgattttgaattgaattttaataatttttttatcgatagaacgctacagtagtcattgaaaggattactgtagttttcgctacgagatattttgcgcgagACAAAATTTCtcgtcgcgtcgagacccacCACTCACTAAAGTCGATGCGCCGTCGAAGCTGGCGATACGATATttactcacaaaaaaaacaattttcctctggaatttctagtttttcaattaaattcaaGCATTTCATTGGAAATTAATGATTattaatcgaatttttttcttgaaaactaaaCTTTTCACTATTTGACCTACTCGTTTGACCTCCCCCGCTGAATATTGATTTCCAGCCATTTCTATCACCTAAAAACCAAATAAACATGACAAAATACTGCTCACTCCGTCCTCTACCGTCCGCCGCTTGTCTTCCATACGTCGTCATAGCTCATTGAGCCCCCCGGGATTTTTGAAGCTTCTCGGCAACCCAGTGGAAGCTATGGGCTCACGACCGGAAAAGTTCGATCGTATTTTGCAAATGGCACCGCCGAATCGATTAATTCAAGAGCAACACTCATGGAATCCAGATGATCGATCGCCGAACATCATCGTGAAGGACCAAGACAAATTAACACTCTACCGGCATCCCGTACCGAACTGTACGGATTGTATTCGCGGAAAGATGGGCTACAGCCGGGGATTCCACGTATGGCAAATCGAATGGCCTGAACGGCAGCGAGGAACACATGCTGTGGTTGGAGTTGCGACGAAGAATGCTCCACTTCAAGCTGCCGAATATACGACACTCGTTGGATCCAATAATGAAAGTTATGGATGGAatattggtgagttttttgaaggtggagtagcgccagtgggggtcacaatgaccggaTACCatgataaaaattcgaaaaaaatttctagattttatatgattttttgaaaatcgaaaaagtctcgaattgcatcaaattcctatttgaattaccgccaatagttcgatgttccatggagcgcgcttgctttattttaatttttattcatcaattgttctaatttttgactgatttttcatgttttttcgtgtaattttattggaaatttactGAAGAATTGAAGATAAGCGTAAATTGTTCACTataaataactgaaaaacaaataaataacgTTTTCCAACGACGTTGAGAGcctgaaatattcaatttcacaaatttagaCTTTAATACCCGCtttttaatgaacaatttacatttatcttgaatttttcggtaaatttccaataaaattacacgaaaaaacatgaaaaatcagtcaaaaatgcgaaaaattgatgaaaaaaaaattttttaaatgcaagcgcgctccatcgaacgaatcaattggcggaaattcaaaaaggaattaggggaaaagtgagattttttcaattttcaaaaaatcatataaaatctagaaaattattttgaatttttaatcatggtattcggtcattgtgaccccataggcaAATATTATGCAAATTGGCcagttttaaatgttaaatacaaaaagaaaatttagaaaaagcgATTGAAAACCCaaactcttcaattttttcagctacaCGAGAATGTCACTACGGTTCGTGGAAGTGGAAGTATCCGTACGGGAATGGTCGAGATGGTTTCAATGTTCCTGAAAAGGTGaacaattttcccaaaaaaaaaaaccgaaaaaatcaatttctggccataaaacccaaaaaaaaaaccattttcgccagataaaaaatcaattttcgttttgaaaaacccaaaaaaatcaagttttgtcaaaaaaaccgaaatctcaattttgccaaaaaaaaagtggcaaaaattatCTTTTGCCAATAAAATAcctatttttggcaaaaaatctctttttgctttaaaaaaacccaaaaaatctcaattttgtaacaaaaaaaaccaattttttgccaaaaaataccaaaaaaaccatttttgctataaaaaacaaaaaaaacatttttttttttgaaatttttgatcaaaaacccaaaaacaatcaattttcagatctatTGCATTCTGGACATGGAGCAAGGAAATCTGTCATTCGCCACAGACAACGAGTACCTCGGAGTTGTATTCCAAAATCTCCGGGGAAAACGATTATACCCAGCTGTGGCGACTCTTTATGGAGACTGTGAGATTACCATGACACATCTGGGATCACTGGAACGTGAGTTTTGTAAACGTGCGGCGCAGAAAAAAGGGTGTGATGGCTGTCTTTTTGTAGATCTCCTTCTCGGAGTTTCTTTTCTGAGAAATCGCGGTTTCTAAAATCATGTTTTACAAAtaaaaccgagccgcgacgcgacacgcaacgcgctgTGAATCGGCCACGGCcggtgtagatttacggcgctttgcgtgtcgcgtcgcgtcgcggctcggctcggttttagctaaattttagttgtaaaaattcgagaaaagcCAGAACCAAATcgaaattcttgtttttttttttcagcagtCGAGATGCTACCGTTGTTCGAACTGTGTCGACGTCGTTTCCGAAGCATAATGGGACCAGACCCCGACAAACGCATCAAGCCGCTGATGATCCCGCCGGTTATGAAGGAATATTTGTTGTATGAGATTGAGTGATATTGATCATTTTCTCgccaaaaattcacatttttctcctCTTTTCCACTAACCCACAAATCCCCACGGtttttcaccacttttttttttgcaaatttcgcTGTCAAATTGTGAATTACTCAGATTTATATATTGAATATATTGCTTTTATACctgaatgaaaattggaattttgttttacaatgttttaaaatattttgactcTTTTCCAAAAGCTTTTGTCGTTCAATATCGCTTCACGATTTGAGTTTCCGCCAATTTCAATGCGTGACGGCCTAGAAAACGCGGGGGGACGCGGCCTCTGGACACctcgggtctcgccacgaaaaccgaacaatttattttttttcgctattcTTCGCCGATTTCTTGCTGAGAATCTTgcattttaaaggtttttttcagttattttttacttaaaatcaataaaataaatttttgcgcACTCAAATTATCAGTTTTCATCGTTTTCCAACAGTTTATCGCCTTGTTTTAggaattttccatcaaatttgtcattttttcagataaaaacaATGGGAGGTGGCAATTTCCGTCATCGTACAAGTAAGAAGGGAGCAGCGAAATTTAATTCAGGATCAGCGTGAGTGAAAACGTCGATAAATTCGTTgaatataattaaatttaattgtttttttgttttttcagatgTGAAAGCAACCCAACGAGAAGCAAGCATCGCGCCGCTGCCAATGCCGCTAGAAATGCTTCTTTCGGCGGAGCCGGCATGCTTGCCGTCGAGGATCGTCTCATGAACACCGCCGCCGCCGACGATATGCTGCTCTCGGCTCTTCCGATTCATTCGATGGATATCGGCTCTTCGTCGAAAAGCATGGTTTCCGAGGGAGGCTTGTCTAAGCTCTCCGGATTCACGGCTTGCACAAATCCTGCGTTTGATTCTGTCAATCGGGTCTGGAAGTGAGAATTTTAgcgttttttccaaaaattcaacaaatttcacGACCTCCTGGAGTgttcataattattagagcgcgctGGCTCGGCACCTCACGAACTCCAGAATTCGCGGGAATTCGTTCAGCGGGGACAGcagttttttgctatttttggcttctataagaaatatttttgattttttgttttataatattgttgagaagcatcatccgaattgaaaatgtgtaaaattatgaaatttgcccgaaaactgaaagttttacaGAAGGAAGTcattatagtttttaaaaaaatgtttcaggatTGCCAGTTTTGCGAGTTATGCGTcgtaaaatatgtcattttgtagagaattaaaagtttcatgagaattttcgtttgaaattttaattctttaatttctaatataaaaatattcaaaaaatcaacaattttacgttaaaatcttgtttcttaaatttttaagcttttaataaaagcaattttaaattttcaaacgaaaattcgtatgaaacttttaattctctacaaaatgacatattttacgACACATAAAACGCAAAACTGGCGAtcctgatacatttttttaaaactgtagtGGCTTCCTTCtgtaaaactttcagttttcggctaaatttcataattttacacattttcaattcggatgatgcttctcaagaatattataaaacaaaaaatcaaaaatatttcctataggagccaaaaatagcaaaaaaactGCTGTCCCCGCGGAACGAATTCCCGCGACTTCTGGAGTTCGTGAGGTGCCGCACgagcgcgctctaataattatttataacACTCCAGGAGAccgggaattttttattttcaaatttgattttaaactcTTGAATCTCTTTTCCAAAGCACGAGCCGTAGACTGATAGATTTATTTCTTCAGATCTGGGTCCTCTATTCAAGCAGAGGTTGTCTCGGTTTTGGCAGCAATCGCTGAAGTCATCAAAGAGCGGGATGGTAGTTTAATTCCCCCAtaattttaggcctaaaaattAGGGATTTTCAGGCAAAGAATCCGACGTTGAGTACTGTGCGGCTCTGATGACCGCGCTGGAAGGATCCTCGCTGGGAAATCCCAGAAGAACGGCAGCAATCGCTTATCTGCTTCATCTGATTGTGAGAAAGGTGCCGAAAGAGGTGCTTCAAGCTCAGTTTCACAGATTTGTGCAGGTATGGGCTTTTTGTGAAGCAGCggcagtggggaaattgctttaaaacatgcctatggggtcacaatgaccaaatatcatgataaaaatgttcaaaaaaattttccagattttatatgattttttgaaaattggaaaaatcacaattttcccctaatttctatttaaatttccgccaattggatttgttcgatagagcgcgcttgcacgttttttaattttgtttattttattttttgctatttatTTTCGtccgatttttcatgttttcagtgtatttttgcttgaaatttgaaggaaaatttgagataaaTGCAAATAATTGATGAAAAAGCAACGAGACACagtctgaaaaaagaagaactaaCGATTTTAAACGACATCGAACCAGAATTGGCTGATTTCCTAGATTTGCGATTTGCGTAATAGATTTGCGTAAATGCGTAAATCGTAAATCTAGGAAATCAGCCAATTCTGATTCGATGTCGTTTAAAATCGttagttcttcttttttcagactGTGTCTCGTTGCTTTTTCATCAATTATTTGCAtttatctcaaattttccttcaaatttcaagcaaaaatacactgaaaacatgaaaaatcggacgaaaataaataacaaaaaataaaataaataaatttagaaaacgtGCCAGCGCTCTACCGCACGAATCCAATTCGCGGGAAtttaaataggaattaggggagAAATGGggtatttgcaattttcaaaaaaaaatcatataaaatttagaaaaattttttggattttttaaatcatgatattcggtcattgtgatcccataggcatgtttttaATCCAcctataatttaaaaaaatcaataatttgcaGATTCTCTACACAAAACTCCTAGAAAACGTCGATAGCACCGAAGGATCCGCGTTGAAAAACCTCATTTCAGTGCTCGGAATCATCCTCCGTGCCCAGCAAGCGTCCGTCTGGTCCAGCGCCAATACGCGGAATATGCTCGTCTCTGTGGCTGCTCTGGCGGCTCACGACAAGCCGTGGGTCCGTACGATGGCTCGTCGTGTGATCCGGGCGGTTCTTACCGATCCGGTTACTGCGACGGATAACGGGTTGCATCCGGCGAGCGGAGCAGTTGGACAACTGATTTTGAATCATATTGAAAGCTTTTTGGGTTCGTAATTTGGCTTGAGAGAAGAAATCGGTctcaaattaccaaaaaataactgctaaaaagttattttgcagccaaaaagtaaaaaatcccgcgaaaaatgaaaaaaaatcgaaaaaattgagttttcactttagaatccaaaaaatcgacggaaaatgtgtttctaactcgaaaatttcgaatttacagttaaaattcaacttttcaaatcaattttcactttATAATCCAAAAAGTCAACGGAAAACGTGTTTCTTACTCGAAAATTCCGAGTTCTGAGTCAAATTTCACTttataatccaaaaaatcaatggaaaaCGTGTCTCTaactcgaaaatttcgaatttacagttaaaattcaagtttttaagcCAAATTTGACGTTACAATTGAAAAAGTCGTGTTTCTAActcaaaagttgaaatttcagatttttttttccggcaaaaaaagtaaaaactaaTGTTAAATCATcgttttttgcccaattttagcgtattatatatttttcacggaaaaatgtctgaaattgaacAATAATCGATGATTTAAcgttaactttaattttttcgcggaaatatctctgaaaattcgacaaaatattttttaactcgTCGAATTTTCCtttataatccaaaaaaatcaacggAAAACGTGTGtctaactcaaaaaatcaagtttacCGCTAAAATatccgaaatttcaaatttacagtagaaaattctggtttttgaatcaaatttcACTTAATAGTCCAAGAAATCGTGTTTtctaactcaaaaattcaaatttctcgccAGCTTGGGAAAGTACGCTCCATggagaaattgtcaaaaaattcgaatttacaGTTAAAAACTAGGTTTTCGAATCAATTTTCACgttaaaaaccaatttttttttcaaattcgccaaaaaaaaatagaaagagttgaattttcctattttcctcctcataatttgtcaaattttcagttttttttcccacaaaattttcgatttttgagcccAATTTCGGAGTATTCTCcatggaaaaaaatgtgaaaaactacaagaaaaaccatttttaacgctttttttttcaattttttgttttctgtaatttagagcaaaaaaatcataaaataaatttaaaatttctaattaaatattttcaggccgCTCGAGCGCTGACAACACCAATGTCGTCAGATTCCTCTGTCTCCTCGAAGGTGTCATGCACAAAATGCCGGCTGTGCTCTTCAAGAAAATGGCTGAAGCAATGCTGAAATGCTTCGCAATCTCCGACTCAATGGTCAAATGCTCGGCTCTTCAATGTCTCCATCGTGCTCTTCAGCGTCAGCCATGCGATTCGGCTCTTCCCACCGAGACGAATGCTCTGCTGCTCACTGCTCTCCGCCAACTCGGAGCATCTGTTACAGATGTGACTGTCACTGCATACTGGATGCAAGCTCTCGCTGAAGCTCACGTGTGCTTGACTGCAAAGGATTCGAAGAAATCCGTTCAACAGGCCTTCCAGACGCTTCCACTTTTCGTCAAGATCTTCGAAGCTGGAAATGAGCAACTCGCGCAGGTCACCTATCAATCGTTGACTCGTGTCATTGAGAATAGTATTCAAGATGATGCGGCGTGCGGCAAATTCTTGCTCTCACAGCTCCACGTGGCGATGACAATGAAGTCGGCGTcagtctggaaatttattcTTCGAGCACAGATGAAGCTCTACGAGACGTGTGGAGAAGGTCTACAGGGTGCGGAGCTCACCAAGGTTATGGAGGATCTCGCGAGGCTCCGGCAATCGGATGATTGCTTCTGCAAGACTGAACTCGACTTTGTACGTTTTTGGAGCGATAAAAAAGCCAAAttctgataaaatttgaaatttcgtgaatttttcatcaaattattACACTTTTCTGCAtattttggtcaatttttcgtcgattttggCACATTTTAAGCCGATatacatacaaaaaaaaaatgctcagaagGTGcctaaattgacaaaatttgacattttcggaaatttcgaaccgccataacatttttgattttttttttgaaaagtcgaaaaattttaatgtcgaaaaaaagccaaattttgataaaatctgaaatttcgtgAGTTTTTCCGTGTCGTAGCCgttaaaattcagttttcattaatttatatatggaaaaattcgaaaaatgtacctaaatcaacgaaaaagttggcaaaattttaatttttctgaatatttgaGCCACCATAAcgttttggatattttttgaaaagtctaaaaatttcttttaaaaaagtatggtcaaaaagctgaaaagatgtcaaattttgataaaatctgaAGTTTCGCCAACTTTTCGTTGTCGCAGCCGatggaattcgatttttaatgaaattatctcatttattgaatattttggtcgatttttcgttgatttaggCCACAATTTGAGCCGACAGGcattaaaaatgctcaaaatgtgcctaaattagcgaaaaaacgaccaaaatgtgataatttcatttaaaaaattgaattccaacGGCTGTGACAAGGAAAAGTTGACgaaatttccgtttttaacaaaaatttaccatttttccGAGATTTTGACCCATGaagatcgatttttttgagtttctgatgaaaaaataccaacttttaatttaaaaaaaaatgaaatttcgtgaattttttcttttccttggttattcgttgatttaggcACATTTCAAATCGAAACACATtcaaaattactgaaattgtATTCATTTTGACTTGAAAGTTGCCTAAATCAAAGAGAAACTGaccaaaatgtgcaaaaattcacaaaattccagattttatcaaaaattttccttttttttttcatttaaaaaaacccccGCAAACCTATCGATTTTCATGTGTTAAAACggaaattttgccatttttcaaaatttaaacgtcggaaattcggttttttcgggctcatttttgatc of Caenorhabditis elegans chromosome II contains these proteins:
- the spsb-2 gene encoding SPRY domain-containing SOCS box protein 1 (Confirmed by transcript evidence), producing the protein MGSRPEKFDRILQMAPPNRLIQEQHSWNPDDRSPNIIVKDQDKLTLYRHPVPNCTDCIRGKMGYSRGFHVWQIEWPERQRGTHAVVGVATKNAPLQAAEYTTLVGSNNESYGWNIATRECHYGSWKWKYPYGNGRDGFNVPEKIYCILDMEQGNLSFATDNEYLGVVFQNLRGKRLYPAVATLYGDCEITMTHLGSLEPVEMLPLFELCRRRFRSIMGPDPDKRIKPLMIPPVMKEYLLYEIE